The Petrotoga mobilis SJ95 genomic sequence GTTTCCGGATAAGGTCTGGTTTCATCGACGTTTTTCTCTATGTATCCTTGTGAAACGGTGTTATTTAAATCTCTTTCACCGTACTTTGGAAAGAAACTTTCTGAATCGTACAATAATGAAAAAATAAAAAAAGCAAGGGCAAGCGTCATTAAAGCTGAAATAAACTTCTTCATTATTTTTCACCACTCTTTTTCATAGTCATCAAAGTAAAAACGAAGAGCGAGGTCATCAAACCCGAACCTATAACAGCTTGAGTTATAGCAACATCCGGAGCTTTCATGATTATGAATTCCACAACTGAGAGCAAAGACGTTATAGATAAAAAAACGATGGAATTCAACAACTTTTTCGATTCAATTGCCATCAAAGCGAAGAGAATCATTGTAAAACCAATGATTACAGCTATTATTTCAATCATCTTGGCTCATCTCCTCTTTCTCATACAAACTTTTTAAATCATCTTTTTGCAATTTTGCTATTTTTGCACCATGTAAGTAGGAGGCGCGAGCTAAAACGGAACTTCCAACGGGATTGGTGATAGTCATAAAAACGACTAAGATTAGTGACTTCAAAAACCACGTTGGGTTTAAAAATCCAACTCCTAAAATTAAAGAAAACGCACCTAAAGTCGTGGCTTTCGTACCTGCCTGTATTCTATTGAAAACATCCGGCATTCTGAATATACCTAAACCTCCCAATAGATAGAAAATCCCTCCAATTATTATTAAAACGTCTCCGATCACCTTCATTTTTTCGCCTCCAAATATCTGGAAAGAACAACCGTTTCCAAAAAGGACAGAACTCCGTAAACTATTGCAATATCCAAATAAATTTCATTTTTAAAAATATGCGACAGCAAAACAATAATTCCTGTGATCATTACGTTCATAGTATCCAAAGAGACGATTCTATCTGTTACTTCAGGACCAATTATCATTCTCAAGATCGAAAAAAACACACCTATTCCAATGAGGCTAAATACGACAATCTCTATCATTTGTATATCCTCCCCAAAATTTTTTCGAAAGTCCCTGTAACATGCTTTTTGTAATCTTTTTCGTTTTCACCTTTTATATCTATCCAATGGATGTATAGGTTTTCATCATCAGCATCAATTGCTAGTGTCCCAGGGGTTAAAGTAACGGAATTGGCTAAAGTTAACTTACCAACATCTCCCTTCAAATCAATAGGAATTTTCACAAAACCTGGGTTTAAAGGTATTTTTGGTGTTAAAACCCTCCTTGCAACATCGATATTTGATAAAAACATTTTGTAGACGAAAACAGGTACGTATACAACCACAAACAAAGGTAGTTTGTAAACAATGGAAAGATCAAACTCATAATCCACAAGACCTGCAATGACTCCTGCTAAAACAATTGAAACTAAGAACCCTACGATCAATTCAGAAAGGTTAAAAGAAGTCAAAAACAGCCAAATTACTAGAAGAACAACAAAAGTTGAAACAAACTTCTTCACAACAATCCCTCCACTTTATATAGTTTGTGAAAAAAAACTCATACTTGACACAATATAAATAATATACCCATACATTATACCAGTAATTGGTATAATTTCAAAATCAAAAAACAACTTTCTAATCGTTTTTAATCGTCCTTAATTACCTCTAATTATTCCTAATCGCTAATTTTCTATAGTATTTATTTTTTATGGTATAATTGAATATGCAATTTTTCATATCTTTTTTAAGTGTTGATCACCTTCCAGGGGGTACCATTGAAAGGAGGAACTAGATATGCAGAGAAGGATTTTGGGTAAGACACAAGAAGAACTCTCTATCATAGGTTTGGATTTGGAAAAGCTGCTGGTAAGCGAATATAATTATGAAATTAAAAGGTTTTTAGAAAAGTTTATTCTAGGTGGTGTAAATTTCTTTGAAATTTCGCCTACATTGGAACCTAAAGACGAAGCGACTATTTTTCCAATAAATTTGCATAGGGATAAACTTTTTATTGCGGGTAAGTCTTTCTCCAAAAGCAGTGATGAGATACAACTGGACATAAAAGAACTCTTAGCTAAATTCAATCTTCAATATCTAGACTTGATCCAAATTGTTGCAAATACCCAAGAGGATATTCATAGAATTCTAGGTCCTGAAGGCGCGTTAGAGGGATTCTTTGCCGCCAAAAATTTGGGCTTAGTAAAATACATAGGTTTTTCAACAAACAAAGAAAGCATAGCTTTACAACTTTTAGAAAGTTATGATTTTGATTCGATTACCTTTCCCATAGATTGGATGAATTGGTACACTGGTTATGGAAGAAAAGTAATTTCTAAAGCCAAGGAAAAAGGAACTGGCGTAATAAGTAAACAAAATCTTATAAAAAAGATAACGAAGATAAATGCAGAAAAAGGGATATCGGACCTTCTTTATATTCCTTCTGAAAGTTATGAAGAAGTGAAGACAACGATAAGATTTTCTCTTACTAAGCCAATAACCTCTATATTATGCTCTAGCCACATAAACCTTTTAGAATGGTTAATAAAAGCAGCAGACGAATTCACACCACTTGATATTCAAGAAGAAGAAAATTTGCGAAAAAGTTGTGAAGATCTAGGAAAAGTTTTTAACCCTAAAAACATTTGAGGAGAAATTTTATGTATGTATCAGTAATAGGAGGAATAAATACAGATTTCAAAGGATCTTCTTACGAAAAATTATCTCTCAAGACTTCAAACCCTGGACGTATCTTTTATTCTTCAGGAGGTGTAGCTCGGAATGTTGCCCACAATTTATGCAAATTAGAAGTCCCTGTTAATTTATTTGGAGCAGTTGGGAACGATGTATTTGGTGAAATAATTTTAGCCGAATTAGATAATCTAAAGATAAATACTAATTTTATCAAGATTTGTGATAACCGTCGTACGGGTGTTTACCTGGCTATTTTAGACGAAAAAAAAGATATGTTTGTCTCTATATCAGACATGGATATTATTAATGAGATAAATATAAATTATATAAAAAAACACAAAGATACGTTACTCCAATCAAAAATTGTCTTTCTTGAAGCAAATTTAGAACCTCAGACGATAGAATATATACTTAAAATCCTTGAAAACACGAATGTTTACACAGTTTTTAACGCCGTATCAAATCTAAAAGTAAAAAAATTAAAAAATATAACTGGAAAAATAGATTATCTGACCCTAAACTTCTCAGAATTGAAATCCTTAAGAGAACAAGAAAACTTGAATTTTTTTGATTATAAAAGTATACAAAAGACTTTTCCAGAAAAATTCCCCAATATTTTTAATTTAATTGTAACAAACGGGGAAGAGGGGGTTCTCCTTTTAAACAATCGCTTTAAAAGAGCAGATTTCTTTTCTGTAGCTGAAGTCGAAGACTCTGAAATAGTCGATGCCAATGGTGCCGGAGATGCTTTCACTGCTGGATTTATCTACGGCATTTACAAAGATGCTGATATAGAAAAAAGCATTGAATACGGAATAAAAGCCTCTCAAATTACCCTAAAAAGTCCAAAAACAGTGGCAGATGAGTTATCTTCTGAAATTTTTGGTTGACTAAAAGTCAAAAACAGGGCAAAGCCCTGTTTGCGCTACTGTGCAAACCATGTTTTTTTGCAGCTTTGTGTAAAAAGCCTTTTGCAGCTTTGTGCAAAATAGTTTGTTTGCAATGCTTTAGAAATGTTTTTCAAAATCTCGTTTGCTACGCTAATGATGTATTGAAATTGGGGATCTTAAGGGGTTTACTCCTTAACGTCCGGGCAAAGTGGCGCTATAGAAAGTTTGTAAAACAATAAAAATACAGCTTTTGGAGGAAAACTAATATGAATACAACCCCATATTTAGAAATAAAAGAAGAAGTGTACCAAGCTTTAAAAGAAAATAGACCTATCGTTGCCTTGGAATCAACTATAATTTCTCATGGAATGCCTTATCCACAAAATGTAGAAGTTGCAAAAAATGTAGAAGAAACAATAAGAGAAAGGGGAGCAGTTCCAGCAACTATCGCAATAATAGATGGCAAAATGAAAGTAGGATTATCAAAAGAAGAATTAGAATTCATGGCCACCTCCAAAAATATATTGAAAGCAAGCAGGATGGATCTCCCCGTTATCCTTGCAAAAGGTTTTAACGCCGCTACCACGGTTGCAGCAACTATGATAATAGCTGAACTTGCTGGAATAAAGGTTTTTGTAACAGGAGGAATAGGAGGTGTACATAGAAACGCTCAAGAAACTTTTGATATCTCCGCAGACCTGCAAGAGCTTGCCAAAACCAACGTGGCGGTGATATCTGCTGGACCTAAAGCTATATTAGATCTTCAATTAACCAAAGAATATCTAGAAACTTTCGGTGTCCCAGTGATTGGCTATCAAACAGACGAACTTCCATGCTTTTTTTCGAGGGAAAGTGGGATAAATGTACCTTATAGAGTTGAAACTCCTAAAGAAATCGCATCAATAATGAAGACAAAGTGGGACTTGGGCCTACAAGGGGGCATTTTTATTGCAAATCCTATTCCTAAAGAGTATTCACTGGATTTTGAGGAAATAGATAAAACAATAGAAAACGCAATAGAAGAGGCTAAAAAGCGAAAAATAAAAGGTAAGGAATTAACCCCCTTTCTACTTTCAAAAATAAACGAATTAACAAAAGGGGAAAGTTTAAAAGCAAATATTGAATTAGTCTACAACAATGCCCAACTTGGTGCAGAAATAGCAAAAGAGTTTAACATCCTATCTTAGGGGAAAGGAATGATGTATTTGAAAGAGAAACCTATCAAAAGAGTTGCGGCAATTCACGATCTTTCAGGTTTTGGAAAAGCTTCTTTAACCGTTGTAATTCCTATATTATCTTCTATGGAGATTCAAGTCTGCCCACTTCCCACTGCCATACTATCAACCCATACAGGGGGGTTTGAGGATTACTCTTTTTTGGATCTAACAGACAATATGAAAGATATAATATCGCATTGGAAAAAATTAGACCTGAGTTTTGATGCCATTTATAGTGGTTTTTTAGGTTCAGAAAAACAGATCGATATTGTAATGGAATTTATACAATATTTTTCACAGAAAAATGAAACTCTAGTAGTCGTTGATCCAGTACTGGGCGATGACGGGAGACTTTACGCTACCATTACTGAAGGCATGGTCAAAGATATGAAAAAACTAGTTTCCAAGTCTCATGTAATAACACCAAATTTAACGGAAGCTTGTTTTCTTTTGGATGAAAAGTACGACCAAGATATTAGTGAAGAGATGTTGAAAAGCTGGTTAAAACGTTTGTCAGACATGGGCCCAGAAATCGTTATTATAACAAGTGTTCCTGATGAATCTAAATCAAAAATAGGGGTTTTAGCTTATGAAAGGACAAATAATAGGTTTTGGAAAATCACCAATAACTATATAAAAGCCTTATACCCTGGTACAGGGGACTCCTTTGCAAGCGTTATCGTTGGTAGTCTTTTAAACGGAGACAGTGTACCGATGGCAATAGACAGGGCTACTCAATTCGTTTCTACGTGTTTAAAAGCTAGTTATGGTTATAAATATCCCCAAAGGGAAGGCATACTTTTAGAAAAAGTGCTTGATACTTTGAACGCCCCAACACTTTTACAAAGCTATGAGATTTTTTAGAAGAGTTTTTGTTGTATAATATTAGAAAGGAAAAGGTTGGTGCTTAAAAGTCATGAATTTATCTGTGTATTCAGAAATCGGAAAATTAGAAAAAATCCTTCTACATAGACCGGGAAAAGAGTTAGAAAATTTATCTCCTCATTATCTTTCTGATCTGTTATTTGACGATATTCCTTTTTTGTATAAAGCGCAAGAAGAACATGATTACTTTGCAAATGTTTTAAGAGAGAATGGTGTAGAAGTTTTGTATCTTACTGAATTGTTGACGGAAACGCTTAATGATTTGGATTTAAAAGAAAAATTTGTCAAAGAGTTTTTACAATTCTCAGAAATATACAATAGCTTCATTTATGCTCTTTTAAAAGATTATTTGTTTTCCCTAGATACCAAAGAAATGGTGGATACTATAATATCGGGTATACGTTCTGATGAACTAGAAATTAACAGAAACATCTTCTCCTTGAGGGTTAGAAGAGCGGATATAGAGTTACCTTTTTTCCTTCCACCTATGCCGAATCTATATTTTCAAAGGGATCCTGTGGCGATTTTGGGAAAAGGTGCCTGCGTGAACAGAATGAAAACCTCAGCAAGAAGAAGAGAAGTTATGCTTATGGAATATGTCATAAAATACAACACAAAATTTGAAGGCACCCCATTGTATTACGAGAAAGATTACCCTTATCCAATAGAGGGTGGGGATATCTTAGTGTTAAGCGAAAAAGTTTTAGCGGTAGGGATTTCTCAAAGAACCTCACCAGAAGCTGTTGAAATCCTAGCTAAGAAGTTTCTAAAAGAAAATAAAGATACCTTTGAGAAGATAATTGCTTTTATAATACCTGATAATAGGGCTTATATGCATTTAGACACCATATTCACAATGGTTGATTACGATAAATTTCTAGTACATGCAAATTTAAAAGAAGATATAGATACTTTCATTATTACTAAGTCTAAAGAGGGATTTGATTTTTATGAAGAAGAAGAAAGTTTGGAAAACATATTAAAAAAACATCTTAATTTAGATCATGTCGAAATTATTAAATGTGGAAACGCTGATATAATAGCATCACACAGGGAACAGTGGAATGATGGCTCCAACAGTTTGGCAATAGAACCTGGAAAGGTTATCACCTACGATCGAAATTACATCACCAACAGAGAATTAGAAAAATCGGGGATAGAAGTTTTAACCATACCGTCCAGTGAATTATCTAGAGGAAGGGGAGGCCCTAGGTGCGCTAGTATGCCACTTATAAGGAGGAGATACTCTTGAGAAAAAAAGTTTTGATAATGGGAGCTGCAGGTAGAGATTTTCACAATTTCAACGTTTATTATCGCGATAATCCTGACTACGAAGTTGTTTGCTTCACAGCCACACAGATTCCTGATATCGAAGGAAGGCTTTATCCCAAAGAACTCGCTGGAGAGTTGTA encodes the following:
- a CDS encoding arginine deiminase; its protein translation is MNLSVYSEIGKLEKILLHRPGKELENLSPHYLSDLLFDDIPFLYKAQEEHDYFANVLRENGVEVLYLTELLTETLNDLDLKEKFVKEFLQFSEIYNSFIYALLKDYLFSLDTKEMVDTIISGIRSDELEINRNIFSLRVRRADIELPFFLPPMPNLYFQRDPVAILGKGACVNRMKTSARRREVMLMEYVIKYNTKFEGTPLYYEKDYPYPIEGGDILVLSEKVLAVGISQRTSPEAVEILAKKFLKENKDTFEKIIAFIIPDNRAYMHLDTIFTMVDYDKFLVHANLKEDIDTFIITKSKEGFDFYEEEESLENILKKHLNLDHVEIIKCGNADIIASHREQWNDGSNSLAIEPGKVITYDRNYITNRELEKSGIEVLTIPSSELSRGRGGPRCASMPLIRRRYS
- a CDS encoding aldo-keto reductase family protein; the encoded protein is MQRRILGKTQEELSIIGLDLEKLLVSEYNYEIKRFLEKFILGGVNFFEISPTLEPKDEATIFPINLHRDKLFIAGKSFSKSSDEIQLDIKELLAKFNLQYLDLIQIVANTQEDIHRILGPEGALEGFFAAKNLGLVKYIGFSTNKESIALQLLESYDFDSITFPIDWMNWYTGYGRKVISKAKEKGTGVISKQNLIKKITKINAEKGISDLLYIPSESYEEVKTTIRFSLTKPITSILCSSHINLLEWLIKAADEFTPLDIQEEENLRKSCEDLGKVFNPKNI
- a CDS encoding pyridoxamine kinase encodes the protein MYLKEKPIKRVAAIHDLSGFGKASLTVVIPILSSMEIQVCPLPTAILSTHTGGFEDYSFLDLTDNMKDIISHWKKLDLSFDAIYSGFLGSEKQIDIVMEFIQYFSQKNETLVVVDPVLGDDGRLYATITEGMVKDMKKLVSKSHVITPNLTEACFLLDEKYDQDISEEMLKSWLKRLSDMGPEIVIITSVPDESKSKIGVLAYERTNNRFWKITNNYIKALYPGTGDSFASVIVGSLLNGDSVPMAIDRATQFVSTCLKASYGYKYPQREGILLEKVLDTLNAPTLLQSYEIF
- a CDS encoding Na(+)/H(+) antiporter subunit B — its product is MIEIIAVIIGFTMILFALMAIESKKLLNSIVFLSITSLLSVVEFIIMKAPDVAITQAVIGSGLMTSLFVFTLMTMKKSGEK
- the mnhG gene encoding monovalent cation/H(+) antiporter subunit G, which gives rise to MKVIGDVLIIIGGIFYLLGGLGIFRMPDVFNRIQAGTKATTLGAFSLILGVGFLNPTWFLKSLILVVFMTITNPVGSSVLARASYLHGAKIAKLQKDDLKSLYEKEEMSQDD
- a CDS encoding monovalent cation/H+ antiporter complex subunit F, which gives rise to MIEIVVFSLIGIGVFFSILRMIIGPEVTDRIVSLDTMNVMITGIIVLLSHIFKNEIYLDIAIVYGVLSFLETVVLSRYLEAKK
- a CDS encoding Na+/H+ antiporter subunit E gives rise to the protein MKKFVSTFVVLLVIWLFLTSFNLSELIVGFLVSIVLAGVIAGLVDYEFDLSIVYKLPLFVVVYVPVFVYKMFLSNIDVARRVLTPKIPLNPGFVKIPIDLKGDVGKLTLANSVTLTPGTLAIDADDENLYIHWIDIKGENEKDYKKHVTGTFEKILGRIYK
- a CDS encoding pseudouridine-5'-phosphate glycosidase, whose translation is MNTTPYLEIKEEVYQALKENRPIVALESTIISHGMPYPQNVEVAKNVEETIRERGAVPATIAIIDGKMKVGLSKEELEFMATSKNILKASRMDLPVILAKGFNAATTVAATMIIAELAGIKVFVTGGIGGVHRNAQETFDISADLQELAKTNVAVISAGPKAILDLQLTKEYLETFGVPVIGYQTDELPCFFSRESGINVPYRVETPKEIASIMKTKWDLGLQGGIFIANPIPKEYSLDFEEIDKTIENAIEEAKKRKIKGKELTPFLLSKINELTKGESLKANIELVYNNAQLGAEIAKEFNILS
- a CDS encoding carbohydrate kinase family protein, coding for MYVSVIGGINTDFKGSSYEKLSLKTSNPGRIFYSSGGVARNVAHNLCKLEVPVNLFGAVGNDVFGEIILAELDNLKINTNFIKICDNRRTGVYLAILDEKKDMFVSISDMDIINEININYIKKHKDTLLQSKIVFLEANLEPQTIEYILKILENTNVYTVFNAVSNLKVKKLKNITGKIDYLTLNFSELKSLREQENLNFFDYKSIQKTFPEKFPNIFNLIVTNGEEGVLLLNNRFKRADFFSVAEVEDSEIVDANGAGDAFTAGFIYGIYKDADIEKSIEYGIKASQITLKSPKTVADELSSEIFG